In Quercus robur chromosome 11, dhQueRobu3.1, whole genome shotgun sequence, the following proteins share a genomic window:
- the LOC126706386 gene encoding cysteine-rich receptor-like protein kinase 44 — protein MAIISSTLLLAILYTMFTLIAQATAQFLYHSCFNVRGNYTTNSTYEANLNLVLSNISSNKQVENGFYPNSMGQDPDKVYAIGLCRKDKKQDDCLDCLKNASRVLPQHCPNRKEAIGWYDYCMIRFSDRSIFGIMEINPSMFMWNTDSVSDQDGYKRQLQTLFESMRSEAASGDSFKFAARTSLAPDLGRLYVLVQCTPDLSEKNCSDCLTSVYGNIPPVVGSQGGRTYAPSCNYRFETYSFFNVAYAASPPPPFLASSPPPPPPPVPITGKERKKTQTTVVIVVPSVIAMVLTIIICIFLSVRKPKDNFETVEGIKSVDSLQFDFSTIRAATNNFSDATKLGKGGFGIVYMGKLSNGQQIAVKRLSRNSQQGDSEFKNEVLLVAKLQHRNLVRLLGFCLEGNERLLIYEFVPNRSLDYYIFDPMKCENINWEMRFKIIRGIARGLLYLHEDSRLRIIHRDLKASNILLDAEMNPKISDFGMARIFELDQTEGCTNRIVGTYGYMAPEYAMLGQFSTKSDVFSFGVLILEVLSGQKITHFHDGENPEYLLSYAWKNWREETTSNLIDPTLRDSPITEMMRCIKIGLLCVQENAIDRPSMTSVVPMLNGNLDPIPTPKQPASFMQSKVVSSTLVQHDISSSVTNNEASISELCPR, from the exons ATGGCAATTATTTCCTCGACACTTCTACTTGCCATCCTGTATACCATGTTCACACTCATTGCTCAAGCCACCGCCCAGTTCCTATACCATTCATGTTTTAACGTTCGGGGTAACTACACCACTAACAGTACCTACGAGGCAAACCTCAACCTTGTTCTCTCCAACATCTCCTCCAACAAACAAGTTGAAAACGGCTTTTACCCTAATTCTATGGGCCAAGACCCTGACAAAGTTTATGCAATTGGTCTTTGTAGAAAAGACAAAAAGCAAGATGATTGTCTTGATTGCCTCAAGAACGCTTCGAGGGTTCTCCCACAACACTGCCCAAATCGGAAGGAGGCAATAGGATGGTACGATTATTGCATGATACGCTTCTCGGACCGCTCCATATTTGGCATCATGGAAATTAATCCCTCAATGTTCATGTGGAACACTGATAGCGTATCAGACCAAGATGGGTACAAAAGGCAGCTTCAGACACTGTTTGAAAGCATGAGAAGTGAAGCTGCATCAGGTGATTCTTTCAAGTTTGCGGCGAGAACCTCACTCGCCCCGGACTTGGGCAGATTATATGTCCTAGTTCAGTGCACTCCTGATTTGTCCGAGAAAAACTGCAGTGATTGTTTGACATCCGTTTACGGAAATATTCCACCAGTTGTTGGATCGCAAGGTGGGAGAACTTATGCACCCAGCTGTAATTATAGGTTTGAGACCTACTCTTTTTTCAACGTTGCTTATGCAGCATCACCGCCGCCGCCATTTTTGGcatcttctcctcctcctccgccTCCGCCAGTTCCTATAACAG gaaaggagagaaagaaaactCAAACTACCGTCGTTATTGTTGTTCCGTCTGTTATTGCTATGGTACTTACCATCATTATTTGCATCTTTCTAAGCGTGAGGAAGCCAAAAGATAATTTTGAAA CTGTGGAAGGAATAAAAAGTGTGGATTCCTTGCAATTCGACTTCAGCACTATTAGAGCTGCCACAAACAATTTTTCTGATGCAACCAAACTTGGGAAAGGTGGATTTGGGATAGTTTACATG GGAAAGCTTTCAAATGGACAGCAGATAGCTGTGAAAAGATTGTCAAGAAACTCTCAACAAGGAGATTCGGAGTTTAAAAATGAGGTTCTATTGGTAGCGAAACTTCAACACCGGAATTTAGTTAGACTTCTTGGATTTTGCTTGGAAGGGAATGAGAGACTTCTTATATATGAATTTGTGCCTAACAGAAGCCTTGATTACTacatttttg ATCCAATGAAGTGTGAAAATATCAATTGGGAAATGCGTTTTAAAATTATAAGAGGCATTGCTCGAGGACTTCTATATCTTCATGAGGATTCACGGCTTCGAATTATTCATCGTGATCTTAAAGCTAGCAATATTCTCTTAGATGCAGAAATGaatccaaaaatttcagattttggcATGGCGAGAATATTTGAACTAGATCAAACTGAAGGCTGTACAAATAGAATTGTGGGGACCTA TGGATATATGGCACCAGAGTATGCAATGCTTGGACAGTTTTCAACAAAGTCAGATGTCTTTAGCTTCGGGGTGCTAATTTTGGAGGTTTTGAGTGGACAAAAAATTACTCATTTCCATGATGGAGAAAACCCAGAGTATCTTCTAAGCTAT GCATGGAAAAATTGGAGGGAGGAGACAACTTCAAATCTCATAGATCCCACATTGAGAGATAGTCCAATAACTGAAATGATGAGATGTATCAAAATTGGGCTACTATGTGTTCAAGAAAATGCAATTGACAGACCAAGTATGACTTCCGTTGTTCCCATGCTTAATGGCAATTTGGATCCTATTCCTACACCAAAACAACCTGCTAGTTTTATGCAGAGCAAAGTTGTATCATCCACATTAGTACAACATGACATTAGTTCCAGCGTAACTAACAATGAGGCTTCAATAAGCGAATTATGTCCAAGATAA